In the Nitrospiria bacterium genome, CCGCGGCCGCCAGGTTGATGAGACGGCCTTCCCCGAGCAGATTAATCCGTCGTCCGTTGGACAGCGTGTACTCCTGCACAAACTCACGAATCGCGCGCTTCCGCTTGCTCATCTTCTCGAGCGCGGGGATATCGATCTCGACATTGAAATGACCCGAGTTACAGACGACCGCCCCGTTCTTCATGACGGCGAAATGCTCCCGGCGGAGGACCTTGATATCGCCCGTGACGGTGACGAAGAAGTCGCCGATCGGGGCGGCGTCGGCCATGGGCATGACGCGAAAACCGTCCATGACGGCCTCGATCGCCTTCAGCGGATCGATTTCCGTGACGACGACGTCGGCGCCCATACCCTTGGCCCGCATCGCGAGGCCGCGGCCGCACCAGCCGTAGCCGCTGACGACGAAGACCGTTCCGGCCACCATGCGATTGGTCGCGCGCAGGATTCCGTCCATGGTGCTCTGACCGGTGCCGTAACGGTTATCGAACAGGTGCTTCGTGTTGGCGTCATTGACCGAGACGATCGGGAATTTCAGAACGCCCCGTGCGGCCATGCTTCTCAGGCGGATCACGCCGGTCGTGGTCTCTTCGGTGCCGCCGATGATGTCTTTGAGGAGGTCTTTCCGCTTGGAATGAAGCGTCGAGACGAGGTCGGCGCCGTCGTCCATCGTGATCATGGGCCGGTGATTCAGGGCCGCCTGAATATGACGGTAGTAGGTCTCGTTGTCTTCCCCTTTGATCGCGAAGACCGGGATATGATGATACTCGACCAGCGCGGCTGCGACGTCATCCTGCGTGCTGAGCGGGTTGGACGCGCAGAGCACCACATCGGCCCCGCCGGCTTTCAGGGTGGTCATCAGGTTGGCCGTCTCGGTGGTAACGTGAAGACAGGCCGAGACCCGGGTCCCCCGTAACGGCAATTCTTTCTTGAAACGTCGATTGACGAGTTCCAGGACGGGCATTTCCTGCTGCGCCCATTCCATCCGGAGCAGGCCCTTTTGCGCGAGACGAATATCCTTGATATCGTAATCCATTATATTCCGGCTTCCTTTCGAAGGGTGTCGGCCAAATCGGTCTTCTCCCAGGTGAACTCC is a window encoding:
- the ahcY gene encoding adenosylhomocysteinase produces the protein MDYDIKDIRLAQKGLLRMEWAQQEMPVLELVNRRFKKELPLRGTRVSACLHVTTETANLMTTLKAGGADVVLCASNPLSTQDDVAAALVEYHHIPVFAIKGEDNETYYRHIQAALNHRPMITMDDGADLVSTLHSKRKDLLKDIIGGTEETTTGVIRLRSMAARGVLKFPIVSVNDANTKHLFDNRYGTGQSTMDGILRATNRMVAGTVFVVSGYGWCGRGLAMRAKGMGADVVVTEIDPLKAIEAVMDGFRVMPMADAAPIGDFFVTVTGDIKVLRREHFAVMKNGAVVCNSGHFNVEIDIPALEKMSKRKRAIREFVQEYTLSNGRRINLLGEGRLINLAAAEGHPASVMDMSFANQALSAEYMVKQSKKLERKVYPVPAAIDQEIARLKLKGMGIQIDRLTKEQEKYLASWEMGT